Proteins co-encoded in one Prescottella sp. R16 genomic window:
- a CDS encoding HpcH/HpaI aldolase/citrate lyase family protein, translated as MTVTQQSTTPDTRTGQASTHFHHLDPGVRDRLFLHAPRPVADTDPRNRLAVALGATLYVPGNRPDLADTIARRYGEGVMSMVIDLEDAVADDQVDAALASAVDALDTLAGTPASGMLLFVRVRTAAEIRAVTATLGAGVVALTGFVVPKFTADTGTDTLTAVREASDTLGKHLYVMPVLESPVLAYREARDTELQAIAALLAEHRDRVLAVRIGATDMCGLFGIRRDRDLTIYDVRVVSDVIASIVNYLGRTDGTGFVVTGPVWEYFADHERMFRPQLRETPFAEQDAVRFRQQLVSRDLDGLLREIALDHANGIQGKTVIHPSHVAPVHALAAVTAEEYQDAVDILGGDTGGVRASGYGNKMNELKPHRDWAQRVALRASVFGVTNPGVTFVDLLTALAVR; from the coding sequence ATGACCGTGACGCAGCAGTCCACCACCCCCGACACCCGGACCGGGCAGGCGTCCACACATTTCCACCACCTGGATCCGGGTGTGCGGGATCGGCTGTTCCTGCACGCACCGCGGCCGGTTGCCGACACCGACCCGCGGAACCGGCTCGCCGTCGCACTCGGCGCCACCCTGTACGTGCCGGGCAACCGACCCGACCTGGCGGACACGATCGCCCGCCGCTACGGCGAGGGGGTGATGTCGATGGTGATCGACCTCGAGGACGCCGTCGCCGACGACCAGGTCGACGCCGCTCTCGCCTCCGCGGTCGACGCGCTCGACACGCTGGCCGGGACACCCGCGTCGGGGATGCTGCTGTTCGTGCGGGTGCGGACCGCCGCCGAGATCCGTGCCGTCACCGCCACTCTCGGCGCGGGTGTCGTCGCCCTGACCGGTTTCGTGGTCCCGAAGTTCACAGCGGACACCGGGACCGACACCCTCACCGCGGTCCGGGAGGCGTCGGACACGCTGGGGAAGCACCTGTACGTGATGCCGGTCCTCGAATCGCCGGTCCTGGCGTACCGGGAGGCCCGCGACACCGAACTGCAGGCGATCGCGGCGCTGCTCGCCGAGCATCGGGACCGGGTGCTCGCGGTGCGGATCGGGGCCACCGACATGTGCGGGCTGTTCGGGATCCGCCGCGACCGCGATCTGACGATCTACGACGTGCGGGTCGTCTCCGACGTCATCGCCAGCATCGTCAACTATCTCGGCCGCACCGACGGCACCGGGTTCGTCGTCACCGGCCCGGTGTGGGAGTACTTCGCCGACCACGAACGCATGTTCCGGCCGCAGCTGCGCGAGACCCCGTTCGCGGAACAGGACGCGGTGCGGTTCCGACAGCAGCTCGTCAGCCGCGACCTCGACGGTCTGCTCCGCGAGATCGCCCTCGACCACGCCAACGGTATCCAGGGCAAGACCGTCATCCACCCCTCCCACGTCGCCCCCGTGCACGCCCTGGCCGCGGTGACCGCCGAGGAGTACCAGGACGCGGTCGACATCCTCGGCGGCGACACCGGTGGTGTGCGCGCGTCGGGCTACGGCAACAAGATGAACGAACTCAAACCGCATCGGGACTGGGCGCAGCGGGTGGCGTTGCGCGCCTCGGTGTTCGGTGTGACCAACCCGGGAGTGACCTTCGTGGACCTACTGACCGCCCTGGCAGTCCGATGA
- a CDS encoding tellurite resistance TerB family protein has translation MGFWDQLKAKTQELNGQLQVKTAQFKNKEFANGAMAMCALIAAADGSIDPAERQKTAALIMSNESLKVFSPDELRQKFDWYCDKLQGDFDFGKVEATATIGKLKSKPEQARAVIQIGIIIGGADGNFDQHEKNAVKEACFAVGIDPSEFDL, from the coding sequence ATGGGATTCTGGGACCAGCTCAAGGCCAAGACGCAGGAACTGAACGGGCAGCTGCAGGTCAAGACCGCGCAGTTCAAGAACAAGGAGTTCGCCAACGGCGCGATGGCGATGTGCGCGCTGATCGCCGCAGCCGACGGCAGCATCGACCCGGCGGAGCGCCAGAAGACCGCCGCGCTGATCATGTCGAACGAGTCGCTGAAGGTGTTCTCGCCGGACGAACTGCGGCAGAAGTTCGACTGGTACTGCGACAAGCTGCAGGGCGATTTCGACTTCGGCAAGGTCGAGGCCACTGCCACGATCGGCAAGCTGAAGTCCAAGCCGGAGCAGGCGCGTGCAGTGATCCAGATCGGCATCATCATCGGCGGTGCCGACGGCAACTTCGATCAGCACGAGAAGAACGCGGTCAAGGAAGCGTGCTTCGCGGTGGGGATCGATCCGTCCGAGTTCGATCTCTGA
- the ppc gene encoding phosphoenolpyruvate carboxylase: MTGSPELHSTAELRSATEPLREDIRLLGGLLGDIVREQAGDGVFGLVERARVESFRVRRSEIDRAQLAEMFTTIYTEDAIPVIRAFSHFALLANVAEDLHRERRRALHVRSGEPPQDSSLAATYAKLDAANVDSVTASAALAGALVAPVITAHPTETRRRTVFETQHRIIELMRRRAWHPPGSDEIADVDRQLRRQILTLWQTALIRLSRLRIQDEIEVGLRYYDASFFEVIPQINADVRDALQARWPGSGVLDEPILRPGSWIGGDRDGNPFVTADVVARATHRAAETALEHHLAELEVLERELSMSARLVTVTGALTRLADESGDESAFRADEPYRRAVRGLRVRLSVTADRILGHPAAGRVDGDLPGYEVPGDLLADLDVIDASLRSHGDAAVADDRLARLRNAVQVFGFHLCGLDLRQNSEIHETVIAELLAWAGVHPDYRSLREDQRVALLAGELATRRPLAGPHAEFGELTTGELGILRAAADAVDRIGPDAVPNYVISMCDSVSDLLEVAVLLAEVGLFDPDGEGGPRCPVGIVPLFETIDDLRGGAGILTAALDVPIYRALVANRGDRQEVMLGYSDSNKDGGYLAANWALYRAELDLVAVARETGIRLRLFHGRGGTVGRGGGPSYDAILAQPPGAVQGALRLTEQGEIIAAKYAEPRLARRNLEALVSATLESTLLDVEGLGDDAVPAYEILDELAELARVAYADLVHDTPGFVDYFTASTPVAEIGALNIGSRPATRKPTRAISDLRAIPWVLSWSQSRVMLPGWYGTGTAFETWVGDDTDRLATLTDLYERWPFFRTVLSNLAQVMAKSDMGLAARYSELVPDVALRREVFGKISAEHARTLAMYRAITGHENLLWDNPALDRSVHNRFPYLEPLNHLQVELLRRYRAGDDSDSVRRGIQLTMNGLATALRNSG; the protein is encoded by the coding sequence ATGACGGGGAGCCCCGAGCTGCATTCCACTGCCGAGCTGCGTTCCGCTACCGAGCCGCTGCGGGAGGACATCCGGCTTCTCGGTGGCCTGCTCGGTGACATCGTCCGGGAGCAGGCGGGCGACGGCGTGTTCGGGCTCGTCGAGCGGGCACGGGTCGAATCGTTCCGGGTGCGGCGTTCGGAGATCGACCGGGCGCAGCTCGCGGAGATGTTCACGACGATCTACACCGAGGACGCGATCCCGGTGATTCGTGCATTCAGTCATTTCGCGTTGCTCGCGAACGTCGCGGAGGATCTGCACCGCGAGCGGCGTCGCGCACTCCACGTCCGGTCGGGGGAGCCGCCGCAGGACAGCAGTTTGGCGGCCACGTATGCGAAACTCGATGCCGCGAACGTGGATTCGGTGACCGCGTCCGCCGCGTTGGCAGGTGCCCTGGTTGCACCGGTGATCACCGCCCACCCGACCGAGACCCGCCGGCGCACGGTGTTCGAGACACAGCACCGGATCATCGAACTCATGCGGCGACGTGCGTGGCATCCCCCCGGTTCCGACGAGATCGCGGACGTCGACCGGCAGTTGCGCCGGCAGATCCTCACCCTGTGGCAGACGGCCCTGATCCGGTTGTCCCGCCTACGGATCCAGGACGAGATCGAGGTGGGTCTGCGTTACTACGACGCTTCCTTCTTCGAGGTGATCCCACAGATCAACGCGGACGTGCGGGATGCATTGCAGGCCCGTTGGCCCGGGTCGGGGGTGCTGGACGAGCCGATACTGCGGCCCGGATCGTGGATCGGCGGAGACCGGGACGGCAACCCGTTCGTCACCGCCGACGTGGTGGCCCGCGCGACGCACCGGGCCGCGGAGACCGCGCTCGAACATCATCTGGCGGAACTCGAGGTCCTGGAACGGGAACTGTCGATGTCGGCGCGGCTGGTCACGGTCACCGGTGCGCTCACGAGGCTCGCCGACGAGTCGGGGGACGAGTCGGCGTTCCGGGCGGACGAACCGTACCGGCGGGCGGTGCGCGGGCTGCGGGTGCGGTTGTCGGTGACAGCCGACCGGATCCTCGGGCATCCGGCGGCCGGACGCGTGGACGGAGATCTTCCCGGCTACGAGGTTCCCGGCGACCTGCTCGCCGACCTGGACGTGATCGATGCGTCGCTGCGTTCGCACGGCGACGCCGCCGTCGCCGACGATCGGCTGGCCCGGCTGCGGAACGCGGTGCAGGTCTTCGGTTTCCACCTGTGCGGGCTGGATCTGCGGCAGAATTCCGAGATCCACGAGACGGTGATCGCGGAACTGCTGGCGTGGGCGGGCGTCCACCCGGACTATCGCTCCCTGCGTGAGGACCAGCGGGTCGCGCTGCTCGCCGGTGAGTTGGCGACCCGGCGGCCCCTCGCCGGTCCGCACGCCGAGTTCGGTGAGCTCACCACCGGGGAACTCGGCATTCTGCGTGCGGCGGCCGACGCCGTGGACCGTATCGGCCCCGACGCGGTCCCGAACTATGTGATCAGCATGTGCGATTCGGTCAGCGACTTGCTCGAGGTGGCGGTGCTGCTCGCCGAGGTGGGGCTGTTCGACCCGGACGGTGAGGGTGGACCGCGCTGCCCGGTGGGTATCGTGCCGCTGTTCGAGACCATCGACGATCTGCGCGGCGGCGCCGGCATCCTCACCGCGGCCCTCGACGTCCCGATCTATCGGGCGCTGGTCGCGAACCGGGGCGACCGTCAGGAGGTGATGCTCGGCTACTCCGACTCCAACAAGGACGGGGGCTATCTCGCGGCGAACTGGGCGCTGTACCGCGCGGAGCTCGATCTCGTCGCGGTCGCCCGGGAGACGGGAATCCGGTTGCGGCTCTTCCACGGTCGTGGCGGCACCGTCGGCCGCGGCGGCGGACCCAGCTACGACGCGATTCTCGCGCAGCCGCCCGGTGCGGTGCAGGGGGCGCTGCGGCTCACCGAGCAGGGGGAGATCATCGCCGCGAAGTATGCGGAACCGCGGCTGGCCAGGCGCAACCTCGAGGCGCTGGTGTCGGCGACGTTGGAGTCGACACTGCTGGACGTCGAGGGGCTGGGCGACGACGCCGTCCCCGCCTACGAGATCCTCGACGAGCTGGCGGAGCTGGCCCGGGTCGCGTACGCGGACCTGGTGCACGACACCCCCGGATTCGTGGACTACTTCACGGCGTCGACGCCGGTCGCCGAGATCGGGGCCCTCAACATCGGCAGCCGTCCGGCGACCCGGAAGCCGACACGGGCGATCTCCGATCTGCGGGCGATCCCGTGGGTGCTGTCGTGGAGCCAGTCTCGGGTGATGCTGCCCGGCTGGTACGGCACCGGGACGGCGTTCGAGACGTGGGTGGGTGACGACACCGATCGGCTCGCGACGCTCACCGACCTGTACGAGCGGTGGCCGTTCTTCCGGACCGTGCTGTCGAATCTGGCGCAGGTGATGGCGAAGTCCGACATGGGTTTGGCCGCACGATATTCCGAACTGGTGCCCGACGTTGCCCTGCGCCGGGAGGTGTTCGGCAAGATCTCCGCCGAGCATGCCCGCACTCTCGCGATGTACCGGGCGATCACCGGTCACGAGAACCTGTTGTGGGACAACCCCGCCCTCGACCGGTCGGTGCACAACCGGTTTCCGTACCTCGAGCCGCTCAATCATCTGCAGGTGGAGTTGTTGCGCCGTTACCGGGCGGGCGACGACTCCGACAGTGTCCGGCGCGGTATCCAGTTGACGATGAACGGGCTCGCCACGGCATTGCGCAACAGCGGCTAG
- a CDS encoding TerD family protein, translated as MQLVKGSKTDLVGDRYTVAITTSAPADAVDIAAVLLGADGRVRGDDDFVFFNNPKAGGVTLVSDAAVTVDLDSVPADVHRVLVTGSTEARGGTFGAVAGLSVDIAAAGHRSTFVPPGLAAETVLQVVAFYRRGTGWRLDAIGQGYSEGLASFATEHGITVDDPGAAETPTVAVQDPPPASTVVETVKISLAKDSADKTARIDLRKSQGDPNWVLTVGLEWDGRGAEYEQDGTVKRYGEGDLDVYFFCRNEETNEYVVVSGEKGHRGSLDTWPYIHHYGDSLGPGRGDEPATERVRVLPQENGDLLVNVYQSVDNGGGAIDTFGRPRVAIRYGRAGRDGLPGPDSDEILVHVGNGKNSYWATVAHIDVRDGVLTVDGETRYSRFMSERMPVLDTAGNWVRKASDGPVGRSKTSNGGIGLTTYSGRCPDPKK; from the coding sequence GTGCAGCTTGTGAAGGGGTCGAAGACCGACCTCGTCGGTGACCGATACACCGTCGCGATCACCACGTCGGCCCCAGCGGATGCGGTCGACATTGCTGCAGTGCTCCTCGGCGCCGACGGTCGCGTTCGCGGCGACGACGACTTCGTGTTCTTCAACAATCCGAAAGCCGGTGGCGTCACTCTGGTCTCGGACGCGGCCGTCACCGTCGACCTCGACTCGGTGCCCGCGGACGTGCACCGGGTGCTGGTCACCGGGAGCACCGAAGCCCGGGGCGGAACGTTCGGTGCCGTGGCCGGACTCTCCGTCGACATCGCCGCCGCCGGGCACCGGTCGACGTTCGTGCCGCCGGGACTCGCGGCCGAGACGGTCCTGCAGGTGGTGGCGTTCTATCGGCGCGGAACCGGCTGGCGTCTCGATGCGATCGGCCAGGGTTACAGCGAAGGGCTGGCGTCGTTCGCCACCGAACACGGCATCACCGTCGACGATCCCGGCGCCGCCGAGACTCCGACTGTGGCCGTTCAGGATCCTCCACCCGCATCGACCGTCGTCGAGACGGTGAAGATCTCCCTGGCGAAGGACTCGGCCGACAAGACTGCCCGCATCGATCTGCGCAAGAGCCAGGGGGACCCGAACTGGGTGCTCACCGTCGGACTCGAATGGGACGGCCGCGGTGCCGAGTACGAGCAGGACGGCACCGTGAAGCGATACGGCGAAGGCGACCTCGATGTCTACTTCTTCTGCCGGAACGAGGAGACGAACGAATACGTCGTCGTCAGCGGGGAGAAGGGGCACCGAGGCAGCCTCGACACCTGGCCGTACATCCACCACTACGGGGACAGTCTCGGCCCCGGCCGCGGCGACGAACCGGCCACCGAGCGGGTTCGGGTACTCCCGCAGGAGAACGGGGACCTGCTGGTGAACGTCTACCAGAGTGTCGACAACGGCGGCGGTGCCATCGATACGTTCGGCCGGCCCCGGGTCGCGATCCGTTACGGCCGCGCCGGACGGGACGGGCTCCCGGGACCGGACTCGGACGAGATCCTGGTCCATGTCGGAAACGGTAAGAACTCGTACTGGGCGACCGTCGCGCACATCGATGTCCGAGACGGTGTCCTCACCGTCGACGGCGAAACCCGGTACAGCCGCTTCATGAGCGAAAGAATGCCCGTTCTGGACACGGCCGGGAACTGGGTGCGGAAAGCTTCGGATGGGCCTGTCGGCCGGAGCAAGACGAGCAACGGCGGGATCGGCCTCACGACGTACAGCGGCCGGTGCCCGGACCCGAAGAAGTAG
- the secG gene encoding preprotein translocase subunit SecG: MALFLEILLVITSLLLILLVLLHRAKGGGLSSLFGGGVQSSLAGSTVVEKNLDRITVFTALVWLIAILGIGLEIKFS, encoded by the coding sequence ATGGCACTGTTCCTGGAGATTCTGCTGGTGATCACCAGTCTGCTGCTCATCCTGCTGGTGCTGCTGCACCGGGCGAAGGGCGGCGGTCTGTCCAGCCTCTTCGGCGGCGGTGTCCAGTCCAGCCTTGCCGGGTCGACGGTCGTGGAGAAGAACCTGGACCGGATCACCGTGTTCACGGCGCTGGTGTGGCTGATCGCGATCCTCGGCATCGGACTCGAGATCAAGTTCAGCTGA
- a CDS encoding TerD family protein codes for MSVSLAKGGNVSLSKQSANLTSITVGLGWDQRTTTGAAYDLDASALLTGPERKVLSDLHFVFYNNLKSPDGAVEHTGDNLTGEGDGDDESINIDLTALDPKVTNIFFPVSIHEAVERGQSFGQVINAFIRVVDRNTGIELARYDLSEDASTETAMIFGEVYRNGTEWKFRAVGQGYASGLAGIARDYGVNI; via the coding sequence ATGAGCGTGTCACTTGCCAAGGGCGGCAACGTTTCCCTGTCGAAGCAGTCGGCGAACCTGACGTCGATCACTGTCGGTCTCGGCTGGGACCAGCGCACCACCACCGGTGCCGCCTACGACCTCGACGCCTCCGCGCTGCTGACCGGCCCGGAACGTAAGGTGCTCTCCGACCTGCACTTCGTGTTCTACAACAACCTCAAGTCCCCGGACGGTGCGGTCGAGCACACCGGCGACAACCTCACCGGTGAGGGCGACGGCGACGACGAGTCGATCAACATCGACCTGACCGCGCTGGACCCGAAGGTGACGAACATCTTCTTCCCGGTCTCGATCCACGAGGCCGTCGAACGCGGCCAGTCGTTCGGTCAGGTCATCAACGCGTTCATCCGTGTCGTCGACCGCAACACCGGCATCGAGCTGGCCCGGTACGACCTGTCGGAGGACGCCTCCACCGAGACCGCCATGATCTTCGGCGAGGTCTACCGCAACGGCACCGAATGGAAGTTCCGTGCCGTCGGGCAGGGCTACGCGTCCGGACTGGCGGGCATCGCCCGCGACTACGGCGTCAACATCTGA
- a CDS encoding Tellurium resistance, translated as MAINLNKVTLDKATPTVSLAKSGDGQGTMRVNLNWTAGAAPAGKGFLAKLKAAAAPSIDLDLGAMYELADGSRGVVQALGNSFGNLNQPPFIHLDGDDRSGSNTAGENLHINLADIGKFRRILIFAYIYEGVPNWSQANGVVTLFPTSGPQVEVRLDSADNQAVSCAIAMLESNGRELTVTREVRYIRGSQQEIDSTYGFGMNWTPGRK; from the coding sequence ATGGCGATCAACCTGAACAAGGTCACGCTCGACAAGGCCACCCCCACCGTGTCCCTCGCGAAGTCCGGCGACGGGCAGGGCACGATGCGGGTGAACCTGAACTGGACCGCGGGCGCAGCACCCGCGGGCAAGGGCTTCCTCGCGAAGCTCAAGGCAGCTGCCGCGCCGTCCATCGACCTGGATCTCGGTGCGATGTACGAACTCGCCGACGGCAGCCGCGGTGTCGTGCAGGCGCTCGGCAACTCGTTCGGCAACCTGAACCAGCCGCCGTTCATCCACCTCGACGGCGACGACCGCAGCGGCAGCAACACCGCCGGGGAGAACCTGCACATCAACCTCGCCGACATCGGCAAGTTCCGGCGGATCCTGATCTTCGCCTACATCTACGAGGGTGTGCCGAACTGGTCGCAGGCGAACGGTGTGGTCACCCTGTTCCCGACGTCCGGCCCGCAGGTCGAGGTCCGGCTCGACTCGGCGGACAACCAGGCCGTCTCGTGCGCGATCGCGATGCTCGAGAGCAACGGCCGCGAACTGACCGTCACCCGCGAGGTCCGCTACATCCGCGGCTCCCAGCAGGAGATCGACAGCACCTACGGGTTCGGCATGAACTGGACGCCGGGCCGCAAGTAG
- a CDS encoding VWA domain-containing protein: MTALSRGANTPISDSPATIAVTGTTPGSVDLFVFLLDATRRVRSDDDLVFFNNPSSPDRTVTLDADGQIRLELPAVDAGVDMIAVAVSVDETVPGPLSAVPHLGVCLTQPDGATVTAAVDGLTTERSAVLLEVYRRGGGWKVRNVSAGWEGGLVALVTEHGVAVDEPPAQPTAHAHAGVPVPAAPAVSATAPGTATVDAAGVRTVPAEAGLSLEKRQKLDLRKKEVTKVLLTKGASNYVGRVILVIDKTGSMSRRYSGGEVREIVRRMVPVATQLDADGQLEAYLYGVKFAKLPDVTVDRADEWIDEYVHLHGRHGGIDYDRQIGGINDEIPIMSEVIDSLDRDTSVPTLVLFFTDGGFNKRSAIQKLMRQASSRPAFWQFIGMGRSGFGVLEKLDTLSGRVVDNAGFFSVESVDALSDSRLYELLLSEYPDWLRAARAANILR, from the coding sequence ATGACCGCACTGTCCCGGGGCGCGAACACCCCGATCTCCGACTCCCCCGCCACGATCGCCGTCACCGGAACCACTCCCGGCAGCGTCGACCTGTTCGTGTTCCTGCTCGACGCGACCCGCCGGGTCCGCAGCGACGACGACCTGGTGTTCTTCAACAATCCGTCGTCCCCGGATCGGACCGTCACGCTCGACGCGGACGGGCAGATCCGGCTCGAGCTGCCCGCCGTCGACGCCGGCGTCGACATGATCGCGGTCGCCGTCTCGGTCGACGAAACCGTGCCGGGCCCGCTGTCGGCCGTGCCGCATCTCGGGGTCTGTCTCACCCAGCCGGACGGGGCGACGGTCACCGCCGCCGTCGACGGGCTCACCACCGAGCGTTCGGCGGTGCTGCTCGAGGTGTACCGGCGCGGCGGCGGATGGAAGGTCCGCAACGTGTCCGCCGGCTGGGAGGGCGGGCTGGTCGCGTTGGTCACCGAACACGGAGTTGCCGTGGACGAGCCACCCGCCCAGCCCACTGCCCACGCCCACGCCGGGGTTCCCGTTCCCGCCGCCCCTGCGGTATCGGCAACTGCGCCGGGTACGGCGACGGTCGACGCGGCCGGGGTGCGCACGGTGCCCGCGGAGGCCGGGCTGTCGCTCGAGAAGCGGCAGAAACTCGATCTGCGGAAGAAGGAAGTCACGAAGGTTCTCCTGACCAAGGGGGCGAGCAACTATGTCGGGCGGGTGATCCTGGTGATCGACAAGACCGGCTCGATGAGCCGCCGCTACTCCGGCGGCGAGGTCCGTGAGATCGTCCGCCGGATGGTGCCGGTGGCCACCCAGCTCGACGCCGACGGACAACTCGAGGCCTACCTGTACGGCGTGAAGTTCGCGAAGCTGCCGGACGTGACGGTCGACCGGGCCGACGAGTGGATCGACGAGTACGTCCACCTGCACGGCCGCCACGGCGGCATCGACTACGACCGGCAGATCGGCGGCATCAACGACGAGATCCCGATCATGTCCGAGGTGATCGACAGCCTCGACCGCGACACCAGCGTCCCGACACTGGTGCTGTTCTTCACCGACGGCGGTTTCAACAAGCGTTCCGCGATCCAGAAGCTGATGCGGCAGGCATCGTCCCGGCCGGCGTTCTGGCAGTTCATCGGCATGGGCCGCAGCGGTTTCGGTGTCCTCGAGAAGCTCGACACCCTGTCCGGCCGGGTGGTCGACAACGCCGGCTTCTTCTCGGTGGAGAGCGTCGACGCCCTCTCCGACAGCCGGCTGTACGAACTGCTGCTGTCGGAGTATCCGGACTGGTTGCGGGCCGCCCGCGCCGCGAACATCTTGCGCTGA
- a CDS encoding TerD family protein: MGVSLTKGGNVSLTKEAPGLTAVAVGLGWDVRTTTGQDFDLDASAIGLGADKKVVSDQHFVFFNNLKSPDGSIEHTGDNTTGEGDGDDEIIKVDLAAVPANIDSIVFPVSIYDADNRGQSFGQVRNAYIRVVNQADNSELARYDLSEDASTETAMVFGELYRNGAEWKFRAVGQGYASGLSGIARDYGVNV; the protein is encoded by the coding sequence ATGGGTGTGAGCCTGACCAAGGGTGGCAACGTCTCGCTGACCAAGGAGGCGCCCGGGCTGACCGCGGTCGCCGTCGGTCTCGGCTGGGACGTGCGCACCACGACCGGACAGGACTTCGATCTCGACGCGTCCGCGATCGGGCTGGGTGCGGACAAGAAGGTCGTCTCGGACCAGCACTTCGTGTTCTTCAACAACCTCAAGTCCCCGGACGGCTCGATCGAGCACACCGGCGACAACACCACCGGTGAGGGCGACGGCGACGACGAGATCATCAAGGTCGACCTCGCCGCCGTGCCGGCGAACATCGATTCGATCGTGTTCCCCGTCTCGATCTACGACGCCGACAACCGCGGCCAGTCGTTCGGCCAGGTGCGCAACGCCTACATCCGCGTCGTCAACCAGGCCGACAACTCGGAGCTGGCCCGGTACGACCTGTCGGAGGACGCCTCCACCGAGACCGCCATGGTCTTCGGTGAGCTGTACCGCAACGGTGCCGAATGGAAGTTCCGTGCCGTCGGGCAGGGCTACGCCTCGGGCCTGTCGGGCATCGCTCGCGACTACGGCGTCAACGTCTAG
- a CDS encoding DUF475 domain-containing protein, whose product MILRIFGVSFAVTVVSLVVAFLYGGPQALLLVTILGILEVSLSFDNAVINATVLKRMSEFWQKIFLTVGILIAVFGMRLVFPLAIVWIASGLGPIDAIDLALNPPADGAAYFPDGSASYETLITDAHPQIAAFGGMFLLMLFLGFVLEEKEITWLSWIERPLEKIGKLDQLEVVIATVLLVITAVFIAPEDKTATVMIAGALGMITYMIVNGLGEMFNVAEDADEKSTGPSDLAKATGKAGFFLFLYLEVLDASFSFDGVIGAFAITADPIIIALGLGFIGAMFVRSLTVYLVRQGTLSEYVYLEHGAHWAIGALALILMYSIGTHVPEVVTGLVGVVLIAAALITSIVRNKRNPDAGDAVDNAERVSSTA is encoded by the coding sequence GTGATTCTCCGCATCTTCGGAGTCTCGTTTGCCGTCACCGTCGTCTCCCTCGTGGTGGCGTTCCTCTATGGTGGCCCGCAAGCACTGCTCCTCGTCACGATCCTCGGCATCCTCGAGGTGTCCCTGTCGTTCGACAACGCGGTCATCAACGCCACCGTCCTGAAACGGATGAGCGAGTTCTGGCAGAAGATCTTCCTCACCGTCGGCATCCTGATCGCCGTGTTCGGTATGCGCCTGGTGTTCCCGCTCGCGATCGTGTGGATCGCCTCGGGCCTCGGCCCGATCGACGCGATCGACCTCGCGCTGAACCCGCCGGCCGACGGGGCCGCGTACTTCCCCGACGGCTCGGCCAGCTACGAAACCCTCATCACCGACGCCCACCCCCAGATCGCGGCATTCGGCGGCATGTTCCTGCTGATGCTGTTCCTCGGCTTCGTGCTCGAGGAGAAGGAGATCACCTGGCTCTCCTGGATCGAACGGCCGCTCGAGAAGATCGGCAAGCTCGACCAGCTCGAGGTCGTCATCGCCACCGTCCTGCTGGTGATCACCGCGGTGTTCATCGCACCGGAGGACAAGACGGCCACCGTCATGATCGCCGGCGCGCTCGGCATGATCACCTACATGATCGTCAACGGTCTCGGTGAAATGTTCAACGTCGCCGAGGACGCCGACGAGAAGTCCACCGGCCCCAGCGACCTCGCCAAGGCCACCGGTAAGGCCGGGTTCTTCCTGTTCCTGTACCTCGAGGTGCTCGACGCGTCGTTCTCGTTCGACGGTGTGATCGGCGCGTTCGCGATCACCGCCGACCCGATCATCATCGCCCTCGGCCTCGGCTTCATCGGCGCGATGTTCGTCCGCTCCCTGACCGTGTACCTGGTCCGCCAGGGCACCTTGTCGGAGTACGTGTACCTCGAGCACGGCGCGCACTGGGCGATCGGTGCGCTCGCACTGATCCTGATGTACTCCATCGGCACCCACGTCCCGGAGGTCGTCACCGGCCTCGTCGGCGTCGTCCTCATCGCTGCAGCACTGATCACCAGCATCGTCCGCAACAAGCGCAATCCGGATGCCGGCGACGCCGTCGACAACGCGGAACGCGTCTCCTCCACCGCCTGA